The genomic region GACCGGGACTCCTTTTTATTTTCTCCTTTTGTAGAGCCCTATTATCTCGGCCTCTGCCAGGATGTGCCCCTTCATGGCCTCCAGGACGGCGCTCTTCGTGACGCCTGAGGGCAGGTCCAGCGTGGTGTCAAGCGCGTAGAGGTGGAACCTGTAGCGGTGCGGCTTGCCCGGCGGTGGGCATGGGCCGCCGTAGCCCATCATGCGGAAATCGTTCACTCCCTGGGAGCAGCCCTTTTTTATGAACTTCTCGGCGTTTACGCCTTCGGGCAGCTCGTTCCTGGATGCCGGTATATTATAGAGCACCCAGTGCGTGAAAACCCGCCCCGGCGCGTCGGGGTCGTCCATGATCAATGCAAAAGTCTCGGTCCCTTCGGGCGCCCCGTCCCATGAAAGCTGTGGCGAGATATCGTCTCCATCACACGTATACTTCACAGGGATCTCCTTGCCAGGCTCAAACGAATCGCTTCTAAGCGTCAGGCCTTTACTAACGGTAATACTCATAAATCCACCAAAAAATAATAAAACCTTCATGATATTACGTTTTGCGCCCTTTAGCCTATCCGCTTGTAATATTCATATGACAGGAGGTAAGAGGCTATGCTCAACCCCCAGACTATCTGAGCGGCCGTGATGACGTTGTATGGGGCGCCCAGGCTCGTCGCCGCCGCAAGCAACGCTATCAACGTGACGGCCACCATGAACCCGTTACGTGATGCGGCCAGCGAGCACTTCATAGACCTCTCGTCTTGCACTTCCCCGGGCTCTCTCTTTGCCATATAACAATAAATGACAAAGCCAACGAGCACTATGATAAAGGCTATAGTCGTAAACAGCACGTAGAGTGGAAATACTCCAGTTACCAATAGCAAGGCGAACGTCAATAATATTACCAAAGATATTTTCGACTCCTCTGTTCGTAGCATTTTCATTCCTCCATGAATAGCTCCTCGATTGCTGTCCCGAAGCACCTGGCTAGCCTGAATGCAAGCGATAGGGATGGGTCGTACTTTTCATTCTCTATTGCGTTTATCGTCTGCCTCGAGACGCCTACCTTTGCCGCCAGCTCTTCCTGGGTCATATTATGTCTGGCCCTGAACTCCTTCAAGCGGTTCCGCATATGTAAAGTATACATTACTTTTTGTATATAAAACTTTACTTCTTTCAATGTTGGTAATTTATATTAATTTATACGTTATATTTTAGTAATGACATGTGGTAAATATTTAATAGGATGCCGGAGTAATAGGAATCCTATGTCAGGCATCCAGAGAAAGCTGGCACTCTTCGCCGCCCTCCTGCTCTTTCTCGCCGGAATCTTGACGATGGTTCCCGATGAATGGCTCCTCGGGCCGCAGGCGGCCTGCCATACCTGCCACGAGGCGCAGTACCCGGCGAGCCACCTACTCTACAGGATAAACTACATGGGCTATAACTCCTTATGCTCCTTCGCACCCTTCAGCACACTCATCCTGGTCGGCGCCGCCATCCTAATATTCCTGACAACTTTTAAGATAAAGTTCGAGCGATGGGGGCCACAGTACCGCGTGCTGGCTGTAGCGGCGCTTGTGGCGCTGGCCATTATGACGATGCTGCCCATACGTACAGGCTACCGGGACTTGCTGGGGATGAGCACCCTCGACCCGCTCGCCCCTTTAAGCACCTTATTCTTATTGGCCCTCGCCCTGGCAGCATCTATGGGCTTCATCGTCTGCCCATTTTTGATAATAATGCGCTGCCGCTGCCCTGTGCTGGAAAAAGAGATGGACGCTTCATATGCTCCGGACCGCGCGATATTACGCTACCTGAAGATAGCACTAACAGGTAGATTGAGCGATGAGGACGTGCGCCGGCTTTACATGTGCACGCTGTGCAATGGATGCTGGCTCTCCTGGTTTAACCGCCACACCAGGGCGATGGCCGTTAAAAAGGGCATCGTCCCATCCCATCTTGCCTCCATAAGAGGATCGATGGAAAAGTATGGGAACCCTTATGGGACCGCCCTGGAGGCTGATGGCGGAAATGCCATTAATGGAAAGGCGGATACGCTGCTTTTTCGGGGGTGCACGGCGAGGCTTAAGGCGCCGGAGATACTGAGCGCAGCGCAGCTCCTTCTGGATAAGAAGGGCATAAAATACGGGCTAATTGACGAGTCATGCTGCGGGTACACGCTGATCAACCTCGGCGACCTGGATGCGGGACTTAAAGCCGTTGACAGGAATATTGCCGCTTTTAAGGCGGCGGGCGTGAGGCGCATCATCACGGTATGCCCGGGATGCTACGCCGCCTTTAACAGGTATTACAAAGGCCGCGGCGGGTTCGACCCGGAGGTCGTGTTGGCACTGGACCTGTTGAAGGAGATGCGCGTCCCGGCGAAAGGCGTGACGGTACACGACCCCTGCCATGCCAGGGATAAGCGGGAGCTGGCCAGGAGCGTGCTCGTAGGCGCTAGAGAGGATGGCACAGGCGCATGCTGTGGCGCCGGTGGAGGCGTGATGTCGTTCGACAGGGCGCTCGCAGGCCACAGGGCTAATAGGATATTCGAGGAGAACCTGGGCAGCGTGGTCACGTATTGCCCGTTCTGCTACCTCAACCTGTCCAGGACATGCTCCGAACGCGTATCGGATATATACGTGTTGCTGGCAAAGGGGGGCATTAAATGATAATGCCTTTCGAAGGCCTCACGATCATAAAAAAATTCCCGAGCAGGAAAAACGCCGTATATCTTGTGGAGAGGGGTGGCTGGCGGCTCGTGTTGAAAGTATATGGAAATGACAGGCGCAAGAACGAGGCGGACGTGCTCAGGTCAGCCCTAAAGGCTGGCATCCGGGTGCCGGAAATAATAGAGGAAGGCGAAAGCGCCCTGCTCATGGAGTTCATCCCGGGCAGGCTCGCAAACGATTACCTGGAGACCTGCCGCATTGAAGAGATAGCGTTGGGCGTGGCCGATTGGCTCGCAGGATTCCATAAGGCATTCCGCTCCGGCGACAGCGTGCTTTTAAAGTCGGACGCCATTTTAAAGAACTTCATCGTCTCGGACAGCTTGTATGGCATAGATTTTGAGCTATCCCGCATCGGGCGCCCTGAGGAGGACGTGGGCGAGGCGCTGGCATACCTGCTGGACACCCGCCCCATGTTCGCCGACGATAAGCTCGGCCTTTGCCAGGCGTTCATCGAGCGCTATGAGCGAGGCTCGGGGATTGGCCTTAAAGGCGTGGATGCTTTTGTGGCCCGCTCACTGAGGGAAGCCGCCGGCTTCCGCCCCGCCCAGCGTGGGCTATTGATGAGAAAAGCTGCGGAGATCGAGGAATCCAGGCCCTTCACACGCTGCCGACGATGATGGGTATGTACATGTCGTCCGGGAGCAGCGTCCCGTGGTTGCCGCCATTCTCGATGGCATGGCAGCCGTGGTCGGAGCAGATGACCACAACCGTGCCATTATCAAGGGCCTTCAATATCTTTCCAACGTAAGAGTCAATAGCCTTTAGCGAGCCTCTGCCCTCCTCCAAGTAGGGGCCATAGGCGTGCATCACCGTATCCGTACTCTTGAAGTGGACGATGGTCAAGTTAGCCCCCGTCCTATATTCCCATATGGCCGCGTCCGCTACCTCATCGTCGGGAGTGCCGTCGCCGTTAGAGTCCACCCTGGATATGGTGGCTGATATGTTGACCGGGGGCGACGGGCCGTCCACCCATACGGCGCTCTTGCCATTTTCGTTGAGCACGTCGACGATCGTCTTGCCCGCCGGCTCGTATGACCGGAAATCGCCCTTCGACAGGTTTGGGGCCAGGCCCGTGGCCATTGACTTCGCATTATTCTGGGTGATGGAAGGGTAGACGCAAACGGCCTTTATAGGCTCGCCGAGCGATGACATGTTGTCGACCAGCCCCCTCGATAGGGCGTCCTCGTACCGGTAATATCCCAGGGCGTCTATGTATATGAGCACGACTCTGCCTGCCTTGCCATGAATCAAGCCTTCCCTGCCGCCCTCATTGAGCGCATACAGTATGGACGGCGCGATGTCAAGCGTCGAGGCGCTCGGCTTCTCCGAAACGGCAATTTCCACGTTCTTAACGACCGCTGTAGCGCCCTTATAGTGGATGGCGCCGTCAGGCCCTACCAGCAGTGGAATATCCTTATCAGCGCTA from Methanocella conradii HZ254 harbors:
- a CDS encoding YbhB/YbcL family Raf kinase inhibitor-like protein translates to MSITVSKGLTLRSDSFEPGKEIPVKYTCDGDDISPQLSWDGAPEGTETFALIMDDPDAPGRVFTHWVLYNIPASRNELPEGVNAEKFIKKGCSQGVNDFRMMGYGGPCPPPGKPHRYRFHLYALDTTLDLPSGVTKSAVLEAMKGHILAEAEIIGLYKRRK
- a CDS encoding helix-turn-helix transcriptional regulator → MRNRLKEFRARHNMTQEELAAKVGVSRQTINAIENEKYDPSLSLAFRLARCFGTAIEELFMEE
- a CDS encoding heterodisulfide reductase-related iron-sulfur binding cluster, which encodes MSGIQRKLALFAALLLFLAGILTMVPDEWLLGPQAACHTCHEAQYPASHLLYRINYMGYNSLCSFAPFSTLILVGAAILIFLTTFKIKFERWGPQYRVLAVAALVALAIMTMLPIRTGYRDLLGMSTLDPLAPLSTLFLLALALAASMGFIVCPFLIIMRCRCPVLEKEMDASYAPDRAILRYLKIALTGRLSDEDVRRLYMCTLCNGCWLSWFNRHTRAMAVKKGIVPSHLASIRGSMEKYGNPYGTALEADGGNAINGKADTLLFRGCTARLKAPEILSAAQLLLDKKGIKYGLIDESCCGYTLINLGDLDAGLKAVDRNIAAFKAAGVRRIITVCPGCYAAFNRYYKGRGGFDPEVVLALDLLKEMRVPAKGVTVHDPCHARDKRELARSVLVGAREDGTGACCGAGGGVMSFDRALAGHRANRIFEENLGSVVTYCPFCYLNLSRTCSERVSDIYVLLAKGGIK
- a CDS encoding phosphotransferase, with translation MIMPFEGLTIIKKFPSRKNAVYLVERGGWRLVLKVYGNDRRKNEADVLRSALKAGIRVPEIIEEGESALLMEFIPGRLANDYLETCRIEEIALGVADWLAGFHKAFRSGDSVLLKSDAILKNFIVSDSLYGIDFELSRIGRPEEDVGEALAYLLDTRPMFADDKLGLCQAFIERYERGSGIGLKGVDAFVARSLREAAGFRPAQRGLLMRKAAEIEESRPFTRCRR
- a CDS encoding alkaline phosphatase family protein, whose protein sequence is MALPKKPVAFLILLAVVLLVVAISFFVFDGSSWSFTINGDASKNVNSSLYAKLENCERTYDGVTGIPLEFFLYYYGVYPVESVSYGGATLNWSAAAYSADKDIPLLVGPDGAIHYKGATAVVKNVEIAVSEKPSASTLDIAPSILYALNEGGREGLIHGKAGRVVLIYIDALGYYRYEDALSRGLVDNMSSLGEPIKAVCVYPSITQNNAKSMATGLAPNLSKGDFRSYEPAGKTIVDVLNENGKSAVWVDGPSPPVNISATISRVDSNGDGTPDDEVADAAIWEYRTGANLTIVHFKSTDTVMHAYGPYLEEGRGSLKAIDSYVGKILKALDNGTVVVICSDHGCHAIENGGNHGTLLPDDMYIPIIVGSV